The Pontibacillus halophilus JSM 076056 = DSM 19796 genome includes a region encoding these proteins:
- a CDS encoding ATP-grasp domain-containing protein yields the protein MKLDELDLDSSVQETEDRPKTKPYLTALIGWSIPAIEAAHRLNRPFVVVGPIGFEEYAEKHDIAFIGWDFNRMNDSSDRLYLQLKDMGVELAVPLYEECVEWAGALNARFREEPRLFNRSLLLRDKGLMKRKAQIAGIKVGVFEEARSTEDVKRFLKRVNDALLKMDGDYYEPIHVKPLDKAGSVGHLAIDRLEDVAKLTEEDFPLLMESHLDGQEFSCEAFVHKGKIQFLNITEYIRLGYSNFVPASASLEEKRPLIHKAIEQLIEAFEIEYGVIHPEYFIMPDGTLHFGEVAARVPGGHIFDLIEKAHGFNAYEAQILCSDPNTTEEELAQFFPSPTDSSEYAGCLMVHPHVDYVEELTVPEELEQHPYFEKHDMFTPPQGKVAQTDGFGNHYGTIFFKGEDPEEMRNLLKMYEEYNFFR from the coding sequence ATGAAGCTCGACGAACTAGATCTTGATTCATCTGTACAGGAAACCGAAGACCGACCAAAGACGAAGCCATATTTGACTGCGTTAATCGGATGGAGCATTCCAGCAATAGAGGCTGCCCATCGCTTAAACCGACCATTCGTAGTGGTAGGTCCAATTGGGTTCGAAGAATATGCGGAGAAGCATGACATTGCCTTTATCGGTTGGGACTTTAACCGAATGAACGATAGTTCTGACCGCCTTTATTTGCAACTGAAAGACATGGGGGTAGAGCTTGCGGTGCCTCTTTATGAAGAGTGTGTAGAATGGGCTGGTGCGTTGAATGCACGCTTCCGGGAAGAACCAAGATTGTTCAACCGTTCCCTCCTTCTACGAGACAAGGGGCTTATGAAGCGTAAAGCACAAATCGCCGGGATTAAAGTTGGTGTATTTGAAGAGGCAAGAAGCACAGAAGATGTTAAACGCTTCTTAAAGCGAGTGAATGATGCACTACTCAAGATGGATGGGGATTACTATGAGCCAATCCACGTTAAACCGCTAGACAAAGCAGGATCTGTTGGCCACTTAGCCATTGATCGATTAGAAGATGTTGCGAAACTAACAGAAGAAGATTTCCCTTTGTTAATGGAAAGTCATCTAGACGGACAGGAATTCTCCTGTGAGGCTTTCGTTCATAAAGGTAAAATCCAATTCCTGAACATTACAGAGTACATTCGCCTTGGCTATTCAAACTTTGTGCCTGCTTCCGCATCCTTAGAAGAGAAGCGTCCACTCATTCATAAAGCGATTGAACAGCTTATTGAAGCGTTTGAAATTGAATATGGAGTTATCCACCCAGAGTATTTCATCATGCCTGATGGAACGCTTCATTTTGGTGAGGTTGCTGCGCGTGTACCGGGTGGCCATATCTTCGACCTTATTGAGAAGGCTCATGGATTTAATGCCTATGAAGCCCAAATTCTGTGTAGTGATCCGAACACAACTGAAGAAGAGCTCGCACAATTCTTCCCTTCCCCTACGGACTCAAGCGAATATGCAGGATGTCTGATGGTTCATCCACATGTGGATTATGTAGAAGAATTAACGGTACCAGAAGAACTTGAACAGCATCCGTATTTTGAGAAGCATGACATGTTTACACCTCCACAAGGAAAAGTTGCTCAGACAGATGGCTTTGGAAACCACTACGGCACCATCTTCTTTAAAGGGGAAGACCCAGAAGAGATGCGTAACCTACTTAAGATGTACGAAGAGTACAACTTCTTTAGGTAA